One genomic window of Actinoalloteichus hoggarensis includes the following:
- a CDS encoding biotin transporter BioY, with protein MPGALVRDLALVAAGAALIGLSAQVVLPIPGTPVPFTGQTFGALLVGSALGWQRGAVTMLLYLVVGAMGVPWFEGGSSGLSGVTVGYLFGMLLAATVVGALAGRGGDRTVLRTAGTMALGNLLIYAVGVPGLMIIAGMSLPAALAAGVVPFLIGDAIKIALAAGVLPASWALVKRFQR; from the coding sequence GTGCCCGGTGCACTGGTCCGCGATCTCGCCCTCGTCGCCGCGGGTGCCGCGCTGATCGGGCTCAGCGCGCAGGTGGTGCTGCCGATTCCGGGCACTCCGGTTCCGTTCACCGGCCAGACCTTCGGCGCGCTGCTGGTGGGCTCGGCGCTCGGCTGGCAGCGCGGCGCCGTGACGATGCTGCTGTACCTGGTGGTCGGCGCGATGGGCGTCCCGTGGTTCGAGGGCGGCTCGTCCGGGCTCAGCGGCGTGACGGTGGGCTACCTGTTCGGCATGCTGCTGGCCGCGACGGTCGTCGGCGCGCTGGCCGGACGGGGCGGCGACCGCACGGTGCTGCGGACGGCCGGGACGATGGCGCTGGGCAATCTCCTCATCTACGCCGTCGGCGTGCCGGGATTGATGATCATCGCGGGCATGAGTCTGCCCGCCGCTCTGGCCGCGGGCGTGGTGCCCTTCCTGATCGGCGACGCGATCAAGATCGCCTTGGCCGCGGGTGTGCTGCCCGCGAGCTGGGCCCTGGTGAAGCGCTTCCAGCGCTGA
- a CDS encoding isochorismatase family protein — protein sequence MTRALIVVDVQNDFCEGGSLGVPGGAAVAAAISRHIAGSEYDHVIATRDYHVDPGDHFSDEPDFVDSWPVHCVAGTPGASFHPSLDIAAVEAVFSKGAHAAAYSGFEGFDPDGRTLAAWLRERSVDTVEVVGLATDHCVRATALDAHDEGLHTTVLLDLTAGVSSTSVQRAVEQLRGAGVGLVGTPAGPAAS from the coding sequence ATGACCAGAGCACTGATCGTGGTGGACGTGCAGAACGACTTCTGCGAGGGAGGATCGCTCGGCGTACCCGGCGGGGCCGCGGTGGCGGCGGCCATCTCCCGGCACATCGCGGGTTCGGAGTACGACCACGTGATCGCCACGCGGGACTATCACGTCGACCCCGGCGACCACTTCTCCGACGAGCCGGACTTCGTCGACTCCTGGCCGGTGCACTGCGTCGCGGGCACTCCCGGCGCCTCCTTCCATCCCTCGCTCGACATCGCCGCCGTGGAGGCCGTGTTCTCCAAGGGCGCCCATGCGGCGGCGTACTCCGGCTTCGAGGGCTTCGACCCCGACGGCCGGACACTGGCGGCCTGGCTGCGAGAACGCTCGGTGGACACCGTCGAGGTGGTGGGGCTGGCCACCGACCACTGCGTTCGGGCCACCGCGTTGGACGCCCACGACGAGGGTCTGCACACCACGGTCCTGCTCGACCTCACGGCCGGGGTCTCCTCGACGAGCGTGCAGCGTGCCGTCGAACAGCTGCGCGGCGCGGGAGTCGGCCTCGTCGGCACGCCCGCGGGTCCGGCGGCGTCCTGA
- a CDS encoding S66 family peptidase encodes MSLRYPPKPRPGDRVAVLSPSGGLPELLPLPYETGLHRLRTDFGLVPVEYPTTRRLAATPRERAADIHAAFTDPDIRAVISSIGGDDQITVLPYLDAEVLRADPKPFFGFSDNINLLAFLWDAGIVGYHGGAVMTQFGRPGAMHPTTEASLRAALFEAGDHPLAPASEYGDVDLPWDDPASFETTPPMLPCDGWTWHNAERVVEGTTWGGNLELLGWLLMANRAIPAGERLDGGVLILETSEELPRSEEVYRILRNMGERGLLRRFDAALIGRAKAWSLSHPATPDERTEYVAAQQNAFRRAFGEYAPETMLVFDVDLGHTDPQVVIPYGGTVRVDGPGRAITVTY; translated from the coding sequence ATGTCGCTGCGGTATCCGCCCAAACCCCGGCCCGGCGACCGGGTCGCCGTGCTGTCCCCGTCCGGCGGGCTGCCGGAGCTGCTACCGCTGCCGTACGAGACCGGCCTGCACCGGCTGCGCACGGACTTCGGCCTCGTCCCGGTCGAGTATCCGACCACCCGCAGGCTGGCCGCCACGCCGCGGGAGCGGGCGGCCGACATCCACGCCGCCTTCACCGACCCAGACATCCGCGCGGTGATCTCCTCGATCGGCGGCGACGACCAGATCACCGTGCTGCCGTACCTCGACGCCGAGGTGCTGCGCGCCGATCCGAAGCCGTTCTTCGGCTTCAGCGACAACATCAACCTGCTGGCCTTCCTGTGGGACGCGGGCATCGTCGGCTACCACGGCGGCGCGGTGATGACTCAGTTCGGCAGGCCGGGCGCGATGCACCCGACGACCGAGGCGTCACTGCGGGCCGCGCTGTTCGAGGCAGGCGATCATCCGTTGGCCCCGGCCTCGGAGTACGGCGACGTCGACCTGCCGTGGGACGACCCGGCCTCCTTCGAGACCACCCCGCCGATGCTGCCCTGCGACGGATGGACCTGGCACAACGCCGAACGCGTCGTGGAGGGCACGACGTGGGGCGGCAACCTCGAACTCCTGGGCTGGCTGCTGATGGCGAACCGGGCGATCCCGGCGGGCGAGCGGCTCGACGGCGGCGTGCTGATCCTGGAGACCTCCGAGGAGCTGCCCCGCTCGGAGGAGGTGTACCGCATCCTCCGCAACATGGGCGAACGCGGGCTGCTGCGACGCTTCGACGCCGCGCTCATCGGCCGCGCGAAGGCCTGGTCGCTGTCGCACCCGGCCACGCCGGACGAGCGCACCGAGTACGTCGCCGCGCAGCAGAACGCCTTCCGACGGGCCTTCGGCGAGTACGCGCCCGAGACGATGCTGGTCTTCGACGTCGACCTGGGACACACCGATCCGCAGGTGGTCATCCCGTACGGCGGCACCGTCCGAGTCGACGGCCCCGGCCGGGCCATCACGGTCACCTACTGA
- a CDS encoding zinc-binding dehydrogenase: MRAVQLTGFGGPERLVYRDDVPDPVAAPGEVRVRVAAAAINNTDIWTREGAYGTASDPAATTGRRREPLVFPRIQGADVVGRVDQVGPGVDEGRIGERVLIDPMLYEGDERALVTTDYLGSERDGGFAELVTVPEGNAHRVDSPLSDVEPASVPTSSATALRMLDRAGMTRGDTVLITGSAGGVGVAALQLVKTRGGRAIAVVGAGKERRALELGADAVITRGRAGLDEEVRALDLTGAEGQVDVVVDLVGGPEFAAMLRSLRPLGRYVVAGAMAGPLVETDLRTVYLRQLQIIGSSFGTHDQFRALIGHLAAGEIRPTVAATYPLRELRRAQADFVAKKHVGKLVILTQAD, encoded by the coding sequence ATGCGTGCCGTACAGCTCACCGGCTTCGGCGGACCGGAGCGACTCGTCTACCGCGACGACGTCCCCGACCCGGTGGCGGCACCCGGTGAGGTCCGAGTGCGCGTCGCCGCCGCCGCGATCAACAACACCGACATCTGGACCCGCGAAGGCGCCTACGGCACCGCCTCCGACCCCGCCGCGACGACGGGCCGGCGGCGCGAACCGCTGGTCTTCCCCCGAATCCAGGGCGCCGACGTCGTGGGCCGCGTCGACCAGGTCGGCCCCGGCGTCGACGAGGGCAGGATCGGCGAGCGGGTCCTGATCGACCCGATGCTCTACGAGGGCGACGAACGGGCGCTGGTCACCACCGACTACCTCGGGTCCGAACGCGACGGAGGCTTCGCCGAGCTGGTCACCGTGCCCGAGGGCAACGCCCACCGCGTCGACAGCCCGCTCAGCGACGTCGAGCCGGCCTCCGTTCCGACCTCCTCGGCCACCGCGTTGCGCATGCTCGACCGAGCAGGGATGACACGCGGGGACACCGTGCTGATCACCGGCTCCGCCGGCGGCGTCGGCGTCGCCGCCCTCCAACTCGTCAAGACCAGGGGCGGCCGGGCGATCGCCGTGGTCGGCGCGGGCAAGGAACGGCGGGCGCTGGAACTCGGCGCCGACGCGGTCATCACGCGCGGCCGCGCCGGACTGGACGAAGAGGTCCGAGCCCTCGACCTGACGGGCGCGGAGGGACAGGTCGACGTGGTCGTCGACCTCGTCGGCGGCCCGGAGTTCGCCGCGATGCTGCGCAGCCTCCGTCCGCTCGGGCGGTACGTCGTGGCGGGAGCCATGGCGGGTCCCCTCGTCGAGACGGACCTGCGGACCGTCTACCTGCGACAGCTTCAGATCATCGGATCGTCGTTCGGCACCCACGACCAGTTCCGCGCCCTGATCGGCCACCTCGCCGCAGGCGAGATCCGTCCGACGGTCGCGGCGACCTACCCGCTGCGTGAGCTGCGTCGAGCACAGGCCGACTTCGTCGCCAAGAAGCACGTGGGCAAGCTGGTGATCCTGACGCAGGCCGACTAG
- a CDS encoding TetR/AcrR family transcriptional regulator: MSAGTDAERLTPAGRRVLDAASDLFYRRGIHGVGVDELAATAGVTKKTLYACFGSKDALVARYLRERDRRWRDFLTEGLAPYADDPARALLASFDVLQDWMDREDPRGCGFVNALAELPSADHPGHRAVLEQKRRLLGLLTELAVAADLTEPEDLAGLILLLHEGAVVTRTTGSVPDAPRRARAVAATLVAAAARPA, from the coding sequence ATGAGTGCTGGAACCGATGCGGAGCGATTGACTCCGGCAGGCCGCCGGGTGCTCGACGCCGCCTCCGATCTCTTCTACCGGCGCGGCATCCACGGTGTCGGGGTCGACGAGCTGGCGGCGACCGCGGGCGTCACGAAGAAGACGCTCTACGCCTGCTTCGGCTCCAAGGACGCCCTGGTGGCCCGTTACCTGCGCGAACGGGACCGACGGTGGCGCGACTTCCTGACCGAGGGGCTCGCCCCCTACGCCGACGATCCCGCCCGGGCGCTCCTCGCGAGCTTCGACGTCCTCCAGGATTGGATGGACCGGGAGGACCCGCGTGGCTGCGGATTCGTCAACGCGCTCGCCGAGCTGCCCTCGGCCGACCACCCCGGCCACCGGGCGGTGCTGGAACAGAAGCGCCGACTGCTCGGACTGTTGACGGAGCTCGCCGTCGCCGCCGATCTCACCGAGCCCGAGGACCTCGCGGGACTGATCCTGCTGTTGCACGAAGGCGCGGTGGTCACCAGGACCACCGGCAGCGTCCCCGACGCGCCGCGCCGAGCTCGCGCGGTGGCCGCCACGCTGGTGGCCGCCGCCGCCCGACCCGCCTGA
- a CDS encoding nicotinate phosphoribosyltransferase has product MNAGLGKPSTGMLTDRYELTMLAGALHDGTAARRCSFEVFARSLPGGRRYGVVAGIGRLLDALADFRFGPDELRSLRENGTVDEDTLAWLADYRFRGEIDGYPEGELYFPGSPVLSVTSDFADAVLLETLVLSVLNHDCAVASAAARMASAANGRRLIEMGSRRTHEESAVAAARAAYLAGFTATSNLEAGRRYGIPTAGTSAHAFTLLHDTEAAAFQTQVDVLGVGTTLLVDTYDITQGIATAVEVAGPGLGAIRIDSGEVGVLARQAREQLDSLGATGTRILVSGDLDEYAIAALRADPVDGYGVGTSVVTGSGAPAAGMVYKLVEVDGRPVEKRSQNKTSIGGRKAALRRHRSTGTAVEEVVYRVRPDAEPPALGEHDRRLQVPLWRDGARVPGLPTLEEGRERLRQALVSVPWEGLTLSRGEPALPTTFLP; this is encoded by the coding sequence ATGAACGCTGGCCTGGGGAAACCGAGCACGGGAATGCTCACCGACCGTTACGAGCTGACGATGCTCGCGGGGGCGCTGCACGACGGCACGGCCGCCCGACGCTGTTCCTTCGAGGTGTTCGCCCGAAGCCTGCCCGGCGGACGTCGATACGGCGTGGTCGCCGGAATCGGCAGACTGCTGGACGCGCTGGCCGACTTCCGGTTCGGCCCGGACGAACTGCGGAGTCTTCGGGAGAACGGCACCGTCGACGAGGACACGCTGGCCTGGCTGGCCGATTACCGCTTTCGGGGCGAGATCGACGGCTATCCGGAGGGCGAGCTGTACTTCCCCGGTTCGCCGGTGCTCAGCGTCACCTCCGACTTCGCCGACGCGGTGCTGTTGGAGACGCTGGTCCTGTCCGTGCTGAATCACGACTGCGCGGTGGCCTCGGCCGCCGCCAGGATGGCCAGCGCCGCGAACGGACGCAGGCTCATCGAGATGGGGTCGCGGCGCACCCACGAGGAGTCGGCGGTCGCCGCCGCCCGCGCCGCCTATCTGGCGGGCTTCACCGCGACGTCGAACCTCGAGGCGGGCAGGCGGTACGGCATCCCCACCGCCGGGACCTCGGCCCATGCCTTCACGCTGCTGCACGACACGGAGGCCGCCGCGTTCCAGACGCAGGTCGACGTGCTCGGCGTGGGCACCACGCTGCTCGTGGACACCTACGACATCACCCAGGGCATCGCGACGGCCGTCGAGGTGGCCGGACCGGGGCTGGGTGCGATCCGCATCGACTCCGGTGAGGTCGGCGTGCTCGCCAGGCAGGCTCGTGAGCAGTTGGACTCCCTCGGCGCGACCGGCACCCGCATCCTCGTGTCCGGCGACCTGGACGAGTACGCCATCGCCGCCCTGCGGGCCGACCCGGTGGACGGCTACGGGGTCGGCACCTCGGTGGTCACCGGGTCGGGGGCGCCCGCGGCGGGCATGGTCTACAAGCTGGTCGAGGTCGACGGCAGGCCGGTCGAGAAGCGCAGCCAGAACAAGACGTCGATCGGCGGCCGCAAGGCGGCGCTGCGCAGGCACCGGTCCACGGGAACGGCCGTGGAGGAGGTCGTCTACCGGGTGCGCCCGGACGCCGAGCCCCCCGCGCTGGGCGAGCATGATCGCAGGCTTCAGGTGCCGCTGTGGCGCGACGGCGCCCGGGTGCCGGGGCTGCCGACGCTGGAGGAGGGCCGGGAGCGACTCCGGCAGGCACTGGTCAGCGTCCCGTGGGAGGGATTGACGCTCTCACGCGGCGAGCCGGCGCTGCCGACGACGTTCCTGCCCTGA
- the clpS gene encoding ATP-dependent Clp protease adapter ClpS: MSTPVELEQTQVDPSAETLGAEDKPWMTIVWNDPVNLMSYVTYVFQKLFGYNRDKATKLMLDVHQKGRAVVSSGSKEKVEGDVAKLHAAGLWATMQRDS; the protein is encoded by the coding sequence ATGAGCACGCCAGTCGAACTGGAGCAGACCCAGGTCGACCCGAGCGCCGAGACGCTCGGCGCGGAGGACAAGCCCTGGATGACCATTGTCTGGAACGATCCGGTCAATCTCATGTCGTACGTCACGTACGTCTTTCAGAAGCTGTTCGGCTACAACCGCGACAAGGCCACCAAGCTGATGCTGGACGTCCATCAGAAGGGCCGCGCGGTCGTCTCCTCGGGTTCCAAGGAGAAAGTCGAGGGTGACGTGGCGAAGCTGCACGCCGCGGGCCTCTGGGCCACCATGCAGCGGGACTCGTGA
- a CDS encoding DUF2017 domain-containing protein yields MNGWWRRGDAIVAEFSPQEAAILRGLVGQLREMLTARADEAPQDELSALTGIRTGPSTPPEERVLRRLLPDFHRPPEGEELSPGDADSAAALRSMHEPEVVDLKTGVAGVVLATCPPDGGRIRLDDEQASAWLAALNDVRLALGTVLEVSDDMPEELPEDDPRQPHLSVYHWLTVVQDTLVHGLTVD; encoded by the coding sequence GTGAACGGCTGGTGGCGTCGGGGCGACGCCATCGTGGCGGAGTTCTCGCCGCAGGAGGCCGCCATTCTGCGTGGCCTGGTCGGCCAGCTCCGCGAGATGCTGACCGCCAGGGCGGACGAGGCCCCGCAGGACGAGCTGTCGGCGCTGACGGGCATCCGCACCGGGCCGAGCACTCCTCCGGAGGAACGGGTGTTGCGCAGGCTGCTGCCGGACTTCCACCGGCCGCCGGAGGGCGAGGAGCTGAGCCCCGGCGACGCCGACTCGGCCGCGGCGCTGCGCTCGATGCACGAGCCCGAGGTGGTCGACCTCAAGACGGGCGTCGCGGGCGTCGTCCTGGCCACCTGCCCGCCCGACGGCGGCCGGATCAGGCTCGACGACGAGCAGGCCTCGGCGTGGCTGGCGGCGTTGAACGACGTCCGCCTGGCGCTGGGCACCGTGCTGGAGGTCAGTGACGACATGCCGGAGGAGCTGCCGGAGGATGACCCCCGGCAGCCGCATCTGAGCGTCTACCACTGGCTCACCGTCGTGCAGGACACCCTGGTCCACGGCCTCACCGTCGACTGA
- a CDS encoding P1 family peptidase has protein sequence MRRDLNPGPHDAVTDVGGLLVGQYGRTDGGWATGCSVVLVPDGAVGGVDVRGGGPGTRETDLLDPSNLVQRVQGVCLSGGSAFGLASADGVLRWLAERGHGLAVSSVPGRVVPIVPAAVLFDLDLGDWELRPDAEFGYRACERATAERPEEGSVGAGTGATAGTLKGGIGTASTVLADGTTVGALVAVNPVGEVIDPTTGLPWYDDAATRAALGLTDPDPAEARRTAPPRGRRPLNTVIGVVATDTELTKAECRRVATVSHDGIARAIRPAHSIFDGDAVFVLATGARPAVDAATRVVAVDELAQAAADVFARAVVRGVLTATGLAGRPAYRERYPSAVRD, from the coding sequence GTGCGCCGCGACCTGAACCCCGGCCCGCATGACGCCGTCACCGACGTCGGCGGGCTGCTCGTCGGGCAGTACGGCCGCACGGACGGCGGCTGGGCCACCGGCTGCTCGGTCGTGCTCGTCCCGGACGGGGCCGTCGGCGGCGTCGACGTCCGGGGCGGCGGTCCCGGCACCAGGGAGACCGACCTGCTCGACCCGTCGAACCTGGTCCAGCGGGTACAGGGCGTGTGCCTGAGCGGGGGCAGCGCCTTCGGGCTCGCCTCGGCCGACGGCGTGCTGCGGTGGCTGGCCGAACGCGGCCACGGGCTGGCGGTGTCGTCCGTGCCCGGCCGTGTGGTGCCGATCGTGCCCGCCGCCGTGCTCTTCGACCTCGACCTCGGCGACTGGGAGCTGCGCCCGGACGCCGAGTTCGGCTATCGGGCCTGCGAACGGGCCACCGCCGAGAGACCCGAGGAGGGCTCCGTCGGAGCGGGCACCGGGGCGACCGCCGGGACGCTGAAGGGCGGCATCGGCACCGCGAGCACCGTGCTCGCCGACGGGACGACCGTCGGCGCGCTCGTCGCGGTCAACCCGGTGGGCGAGGTGATCGATCCGACGACCGGGCTGCCCTGGTACGACGACGCCGCCACCCGCGCCGCGCTCGGCTTGACCGACCCGGACCCGGCCGAGGCACGGCGGACCGCGCCGCCGCGGGGCCGTCGCCCGTTGAACACCGTCATCGGCGTGGTGGCCACCGACACGGAGCTGACCAAGGCCGAGTGCCGGCGGGTGGCCACGGTGTCCCACGACGGCATCGCCAGGGCGATCCGGCCCGCGCACTCGATCTTCGACGGCGACGCCGTCTTCGTGCTGGCCACCGGCGCCCGGCCCGCGGTCGACGCGGCGACCCGAGTCGTCGCGGTGGACGAGCTGGCCCAGGCCGCGGCCGACGTCTTCGCGCGGGCCGTGGTGCGCGGCGTCCTCACGGCCACCGGGCTCGCGGGTCGACCGGCCTACCGCGAGCGTTATCCGTCCGCCGTCCGGGACTGA
- a CDS encoding Mov34/MPN/PAD-1 family protein: MLVIRRDLVDAMVAHARRDHPDEACGVIAGPAGSDRPERLIEMVNAERSPTFYRFDSTEQLQVWRAMDQADEEPVVIYHSHTATEAYPSRTDVSYAGEPGAHYVLVSTRHPEEHELRSYRIVDGQITEEPVEVVESYMFSHTGADDVPDCR, encoded by the coding sequence GTGCTGGTGATCCGACGCGACCTCGTGGACGCGATGGTCGCGCACGCCCGGCGGGACCATCCCGACGAGGCATGCGGCGTCATCGCGGGCCCGGCGGGCTCGGATCGTCCCGAGCGGCTGATCGAGATGGTCAACGCCGAACGGTCGCCCACCTTCTACCGCTTCGACTCGACCGAACAGCTCCAGGTCTGGCGGGCCATGGACCAGGCGGACGAGGAGCCGGTGGTCATCTACCACTCGCACACCGCCACCGAGGCCTACCCCTCGCGCACCGACGTGTCCTACGCGGGTGAACCCGGGGCGCACTACGTGCTGGTGTCGACCAGACATCCCGAGGAGCACGAGCTGCGCTCCTATCGGATCGTCGACGGCCAGATCACCGAAGAGCCGGTCGAGGTCGTCGAGTCCTACATGTTCTCGCACACGGGCGCCGACGACGTGCCCGACTGTCGCTGA
- a CDS encoding MoaD/ThiS family protein yields the protein MAVTVSIPTILRTHTEGEKSVPADGATLQEVIDDLDNRYSGLKGRLVKEGALHRFVNVYVNDEDVRFSGGLGAAVKDGDNITILPAVAGGMR from the coding sequence ATGGCAGTGACCGTGTCCATCCCCACCATCCTGCGCACCCACACCGAGGGTGAGAAGTCGGTGCCCGCCGACGGCGCGACGCTCCAGGAGGTCATCGACGACCTGGACAACCGCTACTCGGGGCTCAAGGGCCGCCTGGTCAAGGAGGGCGCCCTGCACCGCTTCGTCAACGTCTACGTCAACGACGAGGACGTCCGGTTCTCCGGCGGCCTCGGCGCGGCGGTCAAGGACGGCGACAACATCACCATCCTGCCCGCCGTCGCGGGCGGGATGCGCTGA
- a CDS encoding PLP-dependent cysteine synthase family protein, which produces MARYDSLLDALGDTPLVGLPNLSPGPSVRLWAKLEDRNPTGSIKDRPALAMIEAAERDGRLRPGDTVLEPTSGNTGIALAMAASLKGYRLICVLPENTSVERRQLLKAYGAEIILSSAAGGSNQAVATARGLAEEHPDWVMLYQYGNPANAEAHYRGTGPEILRDLPEVTHFVAGLGTTGTLVGVGRYLREHKPDVQVVAAEPRYGELVYGLRNLDEGFVPELYDPDVLTGRYSVGSRDALRRTRELLSAEGVFAGISTGAVLHAALGVAEKAAGAGQTADVVFVVADAGWKYLSTGVYSGDLDDAAERLDTQLWA; this is translated from the coding sequence ATGGCTCGGTACGACTCGCTGCTGGACGCCCTCGGAGACACCCCGTTGGTGGGGCTGCCGAACCTGTCGCCGGGGCCGTCGGTCCGTCTCTGGGCGAAACTGGAGGACCGCAATCCGACCGGCTCGATCAAGGACCGGCCCGCGCTGGCCATGATCGAGGCGGCGGAGCGCGACGGCAGGCTGCGGCCGGGCGACACCGTGTTGGAGCCGACATCGGGCAACACCGGGATCGCCTTGGCCATGGCCGCCTCCCTCAAGGGTTATCGGCTGATCTGCGTGCTGCCGGAGAACACGTCGGTGGAGCGCAGGCAGCTGCTCAAGGCCTACGGCGCCGAGATCATCCTCTCCTCGGCGGCGGGCGGGTCGAATCAGGCCGTCGCCACCGCCCGCGGGCTCGCCGAGGAGCACCCGGACTGGGTGATGCTCTACCAGTACGGGAATCCGGCCAACGCCGAGGCGCACTACCGGGGCACCGGGCCGGAGATCCTGCGCGACCTGCCCGAGGTGACGCACTTCGTGGCGGGCCTGGGCACCACCGGGACGCTGGTCGGCGTCGGCCGCTACCTGCGAGAGCACAAGCCCGACGTGCAGGTCGTCGCCGCCGAGCCGCGCTACGGGGAGCTGGTCTACGGGCTGCGCAACCTCGACGAGGGCTTCGTGCCGGAGCTGTACGACCCCGACGTGCTGACGGGCCGCTATTCGGTGGGTTCTCGGGACGCGCTGCGCCGGACCCGGGAGCTGCTGTCCGCCGAGGGGGTCTTCGCGGGCATCTCCACGGGAGCCGTCCTGCACGCCGCGTTGGGCGTGGCGGAGAAGGCGGCCGGGGCGGGGCAGACCGCCGACGTGGTGTTCGTGGTGGCCGACGCGGGTTGGAAGTACCTCTCCACCGGCGTCTACTCGGGCGATCTCGACGACGCCGCGGAACGGCTCGACACCCAGCTCTGGGCCTGA
- a CDS encoding SMP-30/gluconolactonase/LRE family protein translates to MVNHANCEVAVDEAAAEGACPTWDITAESLLWVDTPHSRVHRYQPITGVDATMDLPQRVGAVRPRVRGGLVASLRDGIALIDSDDTRRWLVYWARPAGEPGTAAVDPAGRLWAGSHAAASTPDGTAAHSAPAGGTASSGATGRGWLARVEPDGAAATPLNPAAEITGLGWSPDWRSLYVAERGTRRVDVLSFDRATGAVRDRRPLFEAADVPGEPNGFCVDAAGCLWVPIRGGAALHRYTPEGVLDRRIELPAAEPTGCCFGGFGFTDLYVTTATPATESGRPQDGRLLVLPDLDVGLPDTLFLG, encoded by the coding sequence GTGGTGAATCATGCGAACTGCGAGGTGGCGGTGGACGAGGCCGCCGCCGAGGGTGCCTGTCCGACCTGGGACATCACCGCCGAGTCACTGCTCTGGGTGGACACGCCCCACTCCCGCGTGCACCGGTATCAGCCGATCACCGGGGTCGACGCCACCATGGACCTGCCGCAGCGAGTCGGCGCGGTGCGACCCCGGGTGCGGGGCGGTCTGGTGGCGAGCCTGCGCGACGGCATCGCGCTGATCGACTCCGACGACACTCGACGCTGGCTGGTCTACTGGGCACGCCCGGCCGGCGAGCCGGGCACCGCGGCGGTCGATCCGGCGGGCCGGCTGTGGGCGGGCAGCCACGCGGCGGCTTCGACGCCGGACGGGACGGCCGCGCACTCGGCGCCGGCGGGCGGCACCGCGTCGAGCGGCGCCACCGGGCGCGGCTGGCTGGCCAGGGTGGAGCCCGACGGTGCGGCGGCCACCCCGCTGAATCCGGCGGCCGAGATCACCGGACTCGGTTGGAGCCCCGACTGGCGGTCGCTGTACGTCGCCGAGCGCGGCACGCGGCGCGTCGACGTGCTCTCCTTCGACCGGGCGACGGGCGCCGTGCGGGATCGGCGACCGTTATTCGAGGCCGCCGACGTGCCCGGTGAGCCGAACGGGTTCTGCGTCGACGCCGCGGGCTGTCTGTGGGTGCCGATCCGGGGCGGCGCGGCGCTGCACCGCTACACGCCCGAGGGCGTCCTGGACCGTCGGATCGAGCTGCCCGCCGCCGAGCCGACCGGCTGCTGCTTCGGCGGCTTCGGCTTCACCGACCTCTACGTCACCACCGCCACGCCCGCGACGGAGTCGGGACGGCCGCAGGACGGCAGGCTGCTGGTGCTGCCGGACCTCGACGTCGGCCTCCCCGACACCCTGTTCCTCGGCTGA
- a CDS encoding rhomboid family intramembrane serine protease, which produces MDSLAHAKPPRPPAKRVLPPQPKQAAIVMVGFTATLWVVHLINVLLSTPMSPGGLNIHGIRPLDFSGLAGVLWAPFLHGDWAHLMGNSVPFLIFGFLAMSGGVGQWLAVTSLIWLVGGMGVWVAGGIGTLHIGASGVVFGWLTFLLVRGLFSRSLPQIGVAIVLFFFYGGILWGVLPGQPGVSWQGHLFGALGGALAAWLVAKSLASRQSRPSLTPGLS; this is translated from the coding sequence GTGGACTCACTCGCTCATGCCAAGCCGCCTCGCCCGCCTGCCAAGCGGGTCCTCCCGCCGCAGCCGAAGCAGGCGGCGATCGTCATGGTCGGGTTCACGGCGACGTTGTGGGTGGTGCACCTGATCAACGTCCTGTTGAGCACGCCGATGTCACCGGGCGGACTCAACATCCACGGCATCCGGCCTCTGGACTTCTCCGGTCTGGCCGGGGTGCTGTGGGCGCCGTTCCTCCACGGCGACTGGGCTCACCTGATGGGCAACTCGGTGCCCTTCCTGATCTTCGGCTTCCTGGCGATGTCCGGCGGCGTCGGCCAGTGGCTCGCGGTGACCTCGCTGATCTGGCTGGTCGGCGGCATGGGCGTCTGGGTGGCGGGCGGCATCGGCACCCTGCACATCGGCGCCTCCGGCGTCGTGTTCGGCTGGCTGACCTTCCTGCTGGTGCGCGGCCTGTTCAGCCGCAGCCTGCCGCAGATCGGCGTGGCGATCGTCCTGTTCTTCTTCTACGGCGGAATCCTGTGGGGCGTCCTGCCCGGCCAGCCCGGCGTCTCCTGGCAGGGTCACCTGTTCGGCGCCCTCGGCGGCGCGCTGGCGGCCTGGCTGGTGGCGAAGTCCCTCGCGAGCAGGCAGAGCAGGCCGAGCCTCACCCCCGGGCTGAGCTGA